Genomic window (Caldinitratiruptor microaerophilus):
TGCAGGCCGACGGCTCGTCCATCACCACGGTGGAAGGCCTGGCGGCCCCGGGCTCCCTCCACCCCGTGCAGGAGGCGTTCTGGGAAGAACACGGCCTCCAGTGCGGCTTCTGCACGCCTGGCATGATCATGGCCGCGGTCCAGCTCCTGGACCGCAACCCGAGCCCCACCGACGACGAGATCCGCCGCGGGCTGGAAGGGAACCTGTGCCGGTGCACCGGCTACCACAACATCGTCCGCGCTGTCAAGAGCGCCGCCGCAAAACTGCAATCTCAGGCGGCGGACTGAGAGGGGAGGCAGGCGAATGGCTGGATCTCCGACCGGCATCGGCGCCCGGGTCCGCCGCAAGGAGGACCCCCGCCTCATCACGGGGGCGGCCACCTACACCGACGACATCCAGCTCCCCGGCATGCTCTACGCGCAGATGGTGCGCAGCCCGCACGCCCACGCCCGGATCGTGGGCGTCCACAAGGAGGATGCCCTGGCTGTCTCCGGCGTGGTCGGCGTCTACACCTTCGACGACCTGAAGGACGCGTTCAAGGCCCCCCTGCCCTGCGGCTGGGCGGCCTATCCCCACCTCAAGAACCCGCCGCACTGGCCGCTGGCCACCGGCAAGGTCCGGCACGTGGGCGAGGTCGTGGCCGTCGTCGTCGCCCATGACCGCATGGCCGCGCGGGATGCGGCGGAGCTCGTCCGGGTGGACTACGAGCCGCTGCCTGCCGTGGTCGACCTGGAGGACGCGCTGAATCCGGCGTCGCCCCGGGTCCACGACGAACTGGCCGACAACGTGTCGTTCACGTTCGACTTCGCCTCGCCGGGCGTGGAGGAGGCCTTCCGCACCGCCGAGGTCACGGTGAAGCA
Coding sequences:
- a CDS encoding (2Fe-2S)-binding protein; this translates as MARITVTVNGVRYEHDVPPRLPLAYYLRDVLGLTGTHVGCDTSSCGACTVLMDGKAVKSCTVLAVQADGSSITTVEGLAAPGSLHPVQEAFWEEHGLQCGFCTPGMIMAAVQLLDRNPSPTDDEIRRGLEGNLCRCTGYHNIVRAVKSAAAKLQSQAAD